The Ziziphus jujuba cultivar Dongzao chromosome 1, ASM3175591v1 genome segment atctttGTAACTGGccattataaaaatatagtgATGTATAGTGAGAAAGTAGGACGAAGGTGTGTGAATTCATTAGGAGGATGGAAGCACCTGATTCCATATGGAGGAGACGGTGTGTATAACCATCCAAGATACATTGGTGTTTAAAGACTCATTGTATTAGGGATTTGGCTAGTGAAATAACATTTCTATCCATAAAAGAAATTCCAGGTTGTGTATCTTGTTATCCATAGTGCACTGAATTCTCCCCTCCTTGCGGACATGGATTTGGTTATAGATCAAACCACgtaattttttatgtttctcGCTATTACActtgtttgttttctttgttcatGTTTAATCCAATGATTGCTAGTTTTTCATAGGTGCTGCTACGTTGCATTTGAACTTGGATATTGTCCATTACACGCCTCTGCACCCAACAATACCAAATTATATACCAtttacctttttaatttttacatcaCTTAGAAAGCGAGAATAGTATTCCAATTTGGCTGATAGATTATCCTTGTTACTAATTAAACCATCTTAACTATGAAAGTCCTGAATTAGGATTGTGGGGACAAAAATGTctttaatctatatatatatatatatatatatatatatatatatatatatattgtatatattgttaaaataaaCTCAATAATGCCTTGTtgcagaaaaaataaacaattcaaACCAAGATAACATAAGTACGGTAAGACAGAACACAAAATCGAAGGCATATATTTTTAcacaacaaaaatatatctGCAAACATTATCCAGAAAGAATAGAGACTAAACAAATGGTATTAGCACAAACTGTAACTAATGGTTACGTTAAGAAGAGGCTTTGGGTATGCTGCTCACCCAGAAAGATtccccctcaaatatgtaatatacaaaatttccaGGGTCACCAAAGCCGACACCTCTCATGCtcgtttcctaaacaaagatgCTTGTCTGACTGATTGCTTCAGGTCTTCCTCTAAATCATTTGTAAGAGCTCCTGGACAATTTCAGAAATTGGTGGCCTGAATTCTGGCTCTCGCTGCAAGAAGATTGAGacaatcatatattttattccaATAGCTCATAGCAAAGTTAGATGAAGAAAACATAATGCATTCAGAAATGTTTGCTTGTAAGTTTTCATTGTGCCATTCTAATCTTATCCCTGGCAACTCACCTGTAGACATGAGGAAATTATATCAGCAAAACGTGACAATGACTTCTTAGGATATGCTCCATGTAGAGAGGGATCAACCATCCTTGATAGTGAATCAATATCATGAAGTTTAGGGACAGCCCATCTAACCAAATATTGCTCTCCACGAGGCTGTGACCTTTGTTTTCATCAATAAGAGACATGATCTTAGCCAAACCCAAATAGTGAAATAAGACGAAGATAAGTTGATAATATGAAAGAGCGCAACAAGTCAATAagaaatataaacatatttttttattaatggaaCTGCTAACCTGTCGTAGGACTTCCGCCCTGTAAGGAGTTCTAACAATACAACACCGAAACTATACACATCACTCTGGTAAGTATAAGTCCCTGAATCAAATTCTGGAGCACCATAACCATAAGCATTAAGGAGGCTTCCAGACATCTGAATCAATTACACCAGTGAGAGTCAACACTCTTAACAATATCAGCCAGAAATATTAAAACCAAAAGGCcagaaccaaaataaaaactttgtatTTAAACTTTTCATGTCTGTGATCTAGCAAGTTTGCAGCCACCATGGAAATATAACTTCCATCTCTTTTACCTAATATTGATTGAGCTAATCAGCTAATCCCTGGAACATGACatcttttaagaattaaaaatcacTCAGCTCCAGAAACTTATTTCAGATAAAAGATTCAACAATGGCTACCAGTTCACTGAAGCAGAAGAGGAAATCAAGTATACGAAGTATAAAAACTGGAAGTCTAACTTTCTACATAAAAAAATGCTTCTAATGTATGGCAGAGAAATTGCAATTCTAAATTCGGCTCAAGttttcaaagaagaaaaattatgaaataagataaagaaaaagaagaaagatgagCATTCTAGGGCAGAAATGGACTTCAAACTTCTTCATTGAGAATTGCATACATCTGAAAGATTTAGAATTTTCACTCTGAATACTGACCTTTACAGTTTCTTTAATAGGTCATAAAAGTCTAAGTACCCTATTATTGAAGACCAACCTAGATACGCAGTGCATAGAGTCTCACTATTGGAAACCATAAAATGGATTAGTACCATAAACCATATGCTAGCGCCTCTAAACATTCTTACTCCTGCCTTCATCAAGACATCACTGATCTATCAATTCCCAACTATTACCaatttccaaagaaaaaaagtagTTTCACCAGCCCATTATTCTACCCTAACTGGCATTCATTAGAATTCCATTAACCACTATATCACATATTTCCTCATCATTCTTCTACTGTTTTCTTCATTTATATCTCATAACACAATTAGAAAGGATAAAATCGAAGGATAAAATCTtattatctctttgtttttcatttacaaaaataataataataataacaaaagtcTCATCTAGGAGCCAAAACAACACCATTTAAGACTTCTGTACAAGAAAAATACCTGACTCACTGAGGCAGATGACAGTACAGGAGCCAAACCACAATCTGAAACATGTATTTCAAGCTTCTCATCAAGGAGTAGATTGGCAGACTTGAAATTCCGGTGCACAACAGGTGGCTGACAGACCTCATGCAAATACCTTTACCACATGAGAAAGACAAAAAACTCAGCTATTCTGATCTTGGTAAAAGGAGCATGCTACAACTTAGGACGCTGTGTCCTATCTGGGGATCTCCCCAGCAACCATTCAAAGACACAATAATGACGATCCAATTGAAATTAAGTTAATCcttttttgattattgaatATCATAAGAAAACTTTTGAGTTATTTTTTCTACTTACTCTAGGGCTCTTGCAGCTCCAAGTGCAACCCGGATCCGCCCATTCCATGAAAGTTTCTGATGGATTTCATCGTCAATGTGTAAAGCATCATGTAGTGAACCATTGATGCAATACTCATATACAAGCAGCCTTTGGCCATGCTCAGAACAGTAACCAACAAGTTCCACAACATTAGGATGTCGAAGTTTAGAGATATTAGACACTAGTTCAAAAAAATCCTCATCACTTTGTTGCCTAAAAGCTGTATTTTCCAGTTTCTTGACAGCCAGAACCTGAAAAACAAACAAGGAGAAACCTAGTGTTAGAATACATAATTCCAATTCCACTTTATAGACCCTGACAGAAAGAAAAAGGGGATTAGACATATCATGTCAAGCATACAGGATACAAAAATTCTACTTCAGAAAACTTTTGAGAGAAGCCTAGAAGGTTATTCAAGCTTCAAGGACTTACAACAACTGATTAAATCAAGGGTTTTTTAGCCAGCTTAAAATTCATAAACTACTCAAGGTGACCAAGATAAAGAAGCATAACTACTATGCTACTGATTTGAGCAATGAGGAAGCCCTACAATCATGAAACTATTCATGCAATTAGCAGCACCAAAAAATAACCCAAAACAGAAAGAACATGAATAACCACACAAGAATAATGATTGTCAAGCTTGAGCAGCCAGACATTTAGAAAGCTAAATGGTAGGCAAATCAGTtcagaaaagaataaaagaaatatactTTTCCATCAGGAAGCTCAGCTCTGTAAACACTTCCAAGCACGCCTGCACCTATAAAATTTTCTTGGGAGAAGCTATTTGTATGTTGCTGTAGAGCAGCAACAGTGAAGGCTTTAGCAGCACTTGAGTTGATGCTGTTCACTGGACGTCTACTTGTAGTTACTGGATTCAAAATGGCCTTGTGCACGGGCAATGGTGCAGGTGGAGGTGGCGGTGGCAATATTTCTTCATTCATGTCTGTCATGTCTGTTTCATGATCCCTTTTATACACTGAATTTTCATCAATTCTTCTCATATCTATTGCATGTTCATCGTGTAGCTTTGGTATTGTACCCATTCTTCTTTTGTTCAGTCCATTTCTATCAAGTGGCTTCACAATTGCCTCATTTGGAACTGCTAAAGAAGTTCAGAAGACATTTTTCAAGTAAAATTTTatggaggaaaagaaaaactttacCATGTTTGAACAGAAAGATTGCATGAAAGTAAAATCACCGGTCTCCATTTGATTACTTTGCTGGAGTGCAGATTCACCATATTTAGGCCTCACGCTAGAATCCTCATGGGCATCAATATAATGCTTCTTAGAGTTCTCATCCTTCTTTTTTGCTCTGCAGCATCTTGACAATAAAAGGCACAGTAATAAAGCAATAACTACTGAAACCCCAGCAACAGAAATCCAAGTGATCGTCTTAGATGTAAAAAACTTCCTAGCTTCTTCAGAAGTTGCTGTCCTTGAGGATGAAGGCCCGTTCATGTGTCTCCACAGTCGTCCTCCAGGAGAAGGGGCCCAGGCTACAGATTGAGGGGGGGCTGCCTGAGGTGGTAGGATTGGAGTAGTGTTGAAGGGATTTCCATCTTTTCTGAAAATAGATGTCACCATGAGaattgaaagaaagaaacaagatTATGCATTTGAACAGCGGGAGGTTGTGCcctaaaaaatgcaaaaagcaaataaaatattgagACTGTAAGCACTGCTGGAAAGCATCTTACAAACTATAACATTTTCTTTGAGGAAATAGGAGCATTCTTTAACCATTCTAAGCTGAAATATAATTTGCTATAATTTCAGGATTTCAAGTTGATAACCAGCATAAATACATCTTGGTTCTGGAAACACATACTCGTTTTCCAAGACTTGAAAAGCTTATTATTGGGCATTTTAGAGAAGTCAAAAATTTGGCTCATAAAAAAGCCCATACATGATCCTATGCCGGgatgtttcttctttttcagtGAATTTTTTTGGCTTTCCAATATTTGTAAGAAACTTCTAACATTCTACCGAGAAATAACGCTTCCTTTGTTACCAACCAAACAATTAACAACCTTTTAATATAGTTAATAATAAGAGCTCTACGCCTAATAGTTGCAGCAAATACAAGGTTAAAGGTTCatcaaaagaaggaaaaacaaaaaaaaaaaagggggggtgGGGTGCGGCAGCGGTTTCATCAATTTCTTTAATAACTTCTCAACACAGCTTCTAACAAGGGAAAATTGTCACAAGTCTCTAGGATTAGGAGTTTTTGACAAATATGATTCACATTACAAAGAATTTATAACACTTTCAAATGAGAAAAAGAGATAAGAATTGAAGATCACAAAAAGTTAGCACAGAGGAAATGTTTGACTTCACCTAAAAGTCGGAATTGTCAGCAATTTAGCAGGTATAGGCCCAGAGAAAACATTGTTTGTAATGTCCCTACAAAGAAAGTAACAGTATGTGAGTTGCCAAAGACAGGTATTAGCCCATGTAATCTTACAAAATTACTATTGATTCCTCCCAAACTAAAatttgcaaaagaaaataaaagagttCATCATGAAGGATGTAAGAAGGTTACAGATCCTGTAGGGGAAGAGCCTGCAAGACATCAAGAAAACCAGAAAGCTTGTTGTCCTGCAAGTGCCTGCATTTCatagattatatttaatttgtaaaactATGCATATATAACACTGTAACACCCATTAGTAGGAAAAAATTGTGGATACAATAACTCACAATGTTGTCAGAGATGACAAATTTCCTAAAGAAGGAGGCAATTGACCACTTAAATTGTTAGTTGACAGATCCCTGCACCACTCATGCTATTAGTTGACCAATTATATTATTCATAGCAGAACCTTAGAAAATAATTGCCAAGAGCAAAAATCTATAAGAATTAACATATAATACATACAAATTCGTCAAAACATTAAGCTGCCGAAAGGCATCTGGTATTCCTCCACTGAGATTGTTATTGTGTAATGACCTGAGGGAATAAAAGCGAGGCAATAGAACATATTATAACAAAATAGCAGCAAGCCAACAGTCTGAGATAAAAATAAGGATATCTTTGGAAACTTACAGATCTAATAACTGAGTTAACGTAGACAATGAAGGTGGGATGCTTCCAGTGAGATTATTAGCAGAAAGAGAActaaaacagagagagagaggagaaaaaaaataaaaataaaacctgaTTTAGTAAATTGGCACAAAAGTTAAGgctaacataaaataaaaataaaagcaattaagaaaAACTACAATGAGCTTCAAAACTATGTATAAAAGAAACCATTGGGTTTTAAACATACAGGATCCTGAGGGTCACGGGTAAAGCAGATGGAATACTCCCTCCAATATGATTGTTGCTCAAATCTCTGCTCCATAAAAGGTTCCACAAGGTTCCACATGAGATAAATAAATAGCATAAAATCATTCAAGCAGGATTTACAAGTACCCAATTCAACACCAATGTTggtataaaattcaatttattcaGTACGCAACGATCAGTAGGTTGAGAATCACATAGTCCAAAATAGTGATGCCAGTCCTGGCAAAATTGTATGTTTAAAACATGTGTAATTGATTCTTAAGCTAAATGGACTGAGGTCTTACTACATTGTGATCCTATAAAATGGTATGTACTTTATCCTGGCGACAATGCGAGCTCAATAAATGACACATTGACACTTACATTTCTATGACGGATCCAAAGAATTGTAAGCTATCGCCCAATACTCCTCCCAAATTTGCATTACTAAGTTTTCTGTCAACCCAAATAGCTCAGAAAATTTTGAACGAATATCAAGGAGAATAATtattaaagagagagagagagagagagaacctaCATTGCTGTTATGTTTGAAAAGACACATTCAACACCTTGCCACAAATCCACACATGGGTCTCCTCCAACAAGAAGCCACCCTTGAAGCGGTGGGTAGCCTAGACTCACATATAAGTTATTTATCGCCATAACTAGATAACACAGACAGACAAAAAACGagataattaaaacataaaatcaagTTTGGTTTTACAattggaaccaaaaaaaaaaatggaaaattttacaACAGGTAGCTACTGCAAGCACTTAACTATTCCAAATGCTGTGGGAAAGAATCAAGgaagataaaaaacaaaaaaataaaaatatattttaaaaataaaggaagcCACTTTCAAAAATTTTCCAGCTAACTTTTCCTTTATGCATTCCCCAGAACCAAACAGAGCACAAAATTTAGAATATATGCAACAGCATTTACCATCTTGCGGGTCAGTAAGTCCAGCACAATAAGGAGCCGTGAAAATCAACACCAACCCAGTAAAGACCCGCATGTATACTTCCCACTTCAtgtattccttttttttctcaGCAAAATGAGACTCCAAAAACCCAAGTCccttttttcctttcatatCTTCTCAGAAAACAAACCAGCATGCCCTCCTTACAGAAAGCCTCTAAAAATGGGTTACAAAATTTGTACTTcaaaacccattaaaaaaatattaataataaccaaaatatatatatatatatatatatatatatatatatatatatatatatatatatatatatatatatatatatatattataaataaaataaataaataaataaaccttcgCAATTCAGACCACAATAAAAACTGAAGAATGGGGATGGTGGATAAGTTTTAAATTGGGTAACAAGCAAGAGAAAAAGATCTCAAAAAAGACAAGGTTGCTTAAACTTAGCGCAGACTTGaataaaaacatacaaagagaCAGGCAGAACAAAAACGCCACCGGTTAGAAAGGTTGCAATACTGGCTAAGGCAGATATTTCAGAGaccaaaacaaagaagaaaccCAAGCCTTGAAGAACTGTTATAGCCCTTACTTAGCGAGACAGACACTGTGAGCAAACTTGGAATCAATGTGACTTTTTTGCTTTCTTAATCTTTTCAACAAAAGCTAAaccaattcaccaaaaaaaaaaaaaaaaagaaaaagaaaaacaaaagctaAACCAGcggtacatatatatttttggacataTATTAGTTTTTCGGTATATCTTTTTGAAAGAGatatgtatttgaaaaatacaCACAACACAAATTTATTCAAACATATTAAGCcgttgtcccaaaaaaaaaacaaaacaaaacaaaaatattaagccgttatctttttttttttttttctttcttttattttcaaaatatcagatggtaataataataataataatatagaaagcTGGTTGAAACTGAGTGGCCACATGAGTCCAGAGTCCCAGAACAAAGTCTGACTACAAACACCTTCCTCCGACCGTCACAAGGCCCAATAAAGAGGctctccatttttttattttttatttttttaatattgaaaaagaaTGCTATTTGACGTCacggttttgtttttattaagaaTTTTAAAGCTTCAAAATCATGAATCATATGAAGTATGAATGAAACCCAtttatgattttgaattttaataacataattaaaaaaaaaaaaaattttgaatttcacaaaaaccaccttattattttccaactatAGGACGAACACTATCCAATTGACAATATCACACAGAAAATTAGCATAGTTCTCTTTATACATGGGAATTTAGTTTTTGCATAAGCAATGGAttgttgtatttaatttattttaaacgaTAAATTACAATCtaaatttggaatttattaATAAACTATCACCTACATTTATGAAATTACTAATAAGTTTTATTCTGTTTGATCTCCACATGCAACTGCAATTAGTAAAAGTCGAAggtaattttaagaaattgaagaggtttttttttttttcgtttttggcCAAGAAGAGAACATTGAGAAGTTAAGGCCACGTATGAATTGattcaaacatttaaaataaatttgccaataaaattgttaccaaaaaaaaaaaaaaattgcttgatAAACTCTTTTGCATGTACTCGGCATTTTAGGATACATTTGGTACCGGTATTAAAATGGATGGGATTTTATAACCAAGCCTTATTAAATATTCAGTTTGTACCTACACACTTATCTAGGTACATAAAATGGTGTAAACCTCAACATGTTGGGCAAAGGCTGAAATGGACTGACCAAACCAATCATATGGAATTTGTTCAGTTaaactttgttttttgtttgtaatagtttgatttggattaaaaatatataaattataccgAATCAAATTTAACTCACATATTATatgtagtttattattattttattataattaattatcttttttaatatatttttatgttttaaattaataaatcaaatatattaataatattaaatttaaattataaaaaaaaattaaaaaataataaaaatattcaaccaaatCAAATTGGTTTGATTTGATCGAATATTACAAGTACAAGCtaatacaatataaataatataatataagctAGTACCGTCATATATACCAAATCAGCTTTTATGGACTAACTACAAACTTTatttaatataacatatatgaatatgttatTACAGTAACAATcttgtaataaaattatttttttaatattttgatattaaaaagataaataaatatataataaaaatgtaataagtatatatatatatatatatatatatagaatatcctgattttataaatttaggataccatataaaaaaaataaggtgAATTAAAACGTTAccaatttattatgattaatttatattatattctgattttataaaattaaaatatcataacTGAGTcataactatttatatatatatatatatatacatgaatataCGAATGTGGGTATATATTGACAGGATCACTTTTGTATCCATTTTCGGACACCCAAGAGGATCTCTTCTAGAGAAACCCCATGGATCTTCTCGTAAATTGAATATAATCCAATAGTAAAATGGAGAAACATAAACGTTTTTACTAGAATTTATGTAAATTATAGTTATACCCATCAAGGATTCCAattcaagataaaaaaaaaaacaaataaataaaagcatacATATTAAGTTAACCCACTAAAACTTACTAAAGGAagtaaatgaatataaaaataaataaaacaatataaatagtAGTCTTATAAAAGtgcaaaaaagaaacaatacaataGCAGcagaaattaaatgaaaataaagatgcAAACACAACGAAATatatgaagatgatgataaacATCCTTAGACATAATATGCACCAACTATCATCAATAGTCTAAgggaacaatttaaaaatataaaactataagaaaaactcaataaatgaaataaaatcataatataaaagtagtaatttaactttaaaacttttcaTCAAGAGTTAATATTTACTCTATTGAAAAGTTCTTCCTTTGAAactatttcacaaaatttaatttgtactTTAATTCAATGTTATAAAATGAGCATTTCATagttaaacaatttaaaaatattgttaattaactgaaacataaatttaatgctGACAATGAATAAAACCACACATATGTATATcagaa includes the following:
- the LOC107423465 gene encoding protein STRUBBELIG-RECEPTOR FAMILY 3 isoform X1 codes for the protein MKGKKGLGFLESHFAEKKKEYMKWEVYMRVFTGLVLIFTAPYCAGLTDPQDVMAINNLYVSLGYPPLQGWLLVGGDPCVDLWQGVECVFSNITAIKLSNANLGGVLGDSLQFFGSVIEIDLSNNHIGGSIPSALPVTLRILSLSANNLTGSIPPSLSTLTQLLDLSLHNNNLSGGIPDAFRQLNVLTNLDLSTNNLSGQLPPSLGNLSSLTTLHLQDNKLSGFLDVLQALPLQDLDITNNVFSGPIPAKLLTIPTFRKDGNPFNTTPILPPQAAPPQSVAWAPSPGGRLWRHMNGPSSSRTATSEEARKFFTSKTITWISVAGVSVVIALLLCLLLSRCCRAKKKDENSKKHYIDAHEDSSVRPKYGESALQQSNQMETAVPNEAIVKPLDRNGLNKRRMGTIPKLHDEHAIDMRRIDENSVYKRDHETDMTDMNEEILPPPPPPAPLPVHKAILNPVTTSRRPVNSINSSAAKAFTVAALQQHTNSFSQENFIGAGVLGSVYRAELPDGKVLAVKKLENTAFRQQSDEDFFELVSNISKLRHPNVVELVGYCSEHGQRLLVYEYCINGSLHDALHIDDEIHQKLSWNGRIRVALGAARALEYLHEVCQPPVVHRNFKSANLLLDEKLEIHVSDCGLAPVLSSASVSQMSGSLLNAYGYGAPEFDSGTYTYQSDVYSFGVVLLELLTGRKSYDRSQPRGEQYLVRWAVPKLHDIDSLSRMVDPSLHGAYPKKSLSRFADIISSCLQREPEFRPPISEIVQELLQMI
- the LOC107423465 gene encoding protein STRUBBELIG-RECEPTOR FAMILY 3 isoform X4 yields the protein MKGKKGLGFLESHFAEKKKEYMKWEVYMRVFTGLVLIFTAPYCAGLTDPQDVMAINNLYVSLGYPPLQGWLLVGGDPCVDLWQGVECVFSNITAIKLSNANLGGVLGDSLQFFGSVIEIDLSNNHIGGSIPSALPVTLRILSLSANNLTGSIPPSLSTLTQLLDLSLHNNNLSGGIPDAFRQLNVLTNLDLSTNNLSGQLPPSLGNLSSLTTLHLQDNKLSGFLDVLQALPLQDLDITNNVFSGPIPAKLLTIPTFRKDGNPFNTTPILPPQAAPPQSVAWAPSPGGRLWRHMNGPSSSRTATSEEARKFFTSKTITWISVAGVSVVIALLLCLLLSRCCRAKKKDENSKKHYIDAHEDSSVRPKYGESALQQIPNEAIVKPLDRNGLNKRRMGTIPKLHDEHAIDMRRIDENSVYKRDHETDMTDMNEEILPPPPPPAPLPVHKAILNPVTTSRRPVNSINSSAAKAFTVAALQQHTNSFSQENFIGAGVLGSVYRAELPDGKVLAVKKLENTAFRQQSDEDFFELVSNISKLRHPNVVELVGYCSEHGQRLLVYEYCINGSLHDALHIDDEIHQKLSWNGRIRVALGAARALEYLHEVCQPPVVHRNFKSANLLLDEKLEIHVSDCGLAPVLSSASVSQMSGSLLNAYGYGAPEFDSGTYTYQSDVYSFGVVLLELLTGRKSYDRSQPRGEQYLVRWAVPKLHDIDSLSRMVDPSLHGAYPKKSLSRFADIISSCLQREPEFRPPISEIVQELLQMI
- the LOC107423465 gene encoding protein STRUBBELIG-RECEPTOR FAMILY 3 isoform X5, with amino-acid sequence MKGKKGLGFLESHFAEKKKEYMKWEVYMRVFTGLVLIFTAPYCAGLTDPQDVMAINNLYVSLGYPPLQGWLLVGGDPCVDLWQGVECVFSNITAIDLSNNHIGGSIPSALPVTLRILSLSANNLTGSIPPSLSTLTQLLDLSLHNNNLSGGIPDAFRQLNVLTNLDLSTNNLSGQLPPSLGNLSSLTTLHLQDNKLSGFLDVLQALPLQDLDITNNVFSGPIPAKLLTIPTFRKDGNPFNTTPILPPQAAPPQSVAWAPSPGGRLWRHMNGPSSSRTATSEEARKFFTSKTITWISVAGVSVVIALLLCLLLSRCCRAKKKDENSKKHYIDAHEDSSVRPKYGESALQQSNQMETAVPNEAIVKPLDRNGLNKRRMGTIPKLHDEHAIDMRRIDENSVYKRDHETDMTDMNEEILPPPPPPAPLPVHKAILNPVTTSRRPVNSINSSAAKAFTVAALQQHTNSFSQENFIGAGVLGSVYRAELPDGKVLAVKKLENTAFRQQSDEDFFELVSNISKLRHPNVVELVGYCSEHGQRLLVYEYCINGSLHDALHIDDEIHQKLSWNGRIRVALGAARALEYLHEVCQPPVVHRNFKSANLLLDEKLEIHVSDCGLAPVLSSASVSQMSGSLLNAYGYGAPEFDSGTYTYQSDVYSFGVVLLELLTGRKSYDRSQPRGEQYLVRWAVPKLHDIDSLSRMVDPSLHGAYPKKSLSRFADIISSCLQREPEFRPPISEIVQELLQMI
- the LOC107423465 gene encoding protein STRUBBELIG-RECEPTOR FAMILY 3 isoform X3, with product MKGKKGLGFLESHFAEKKKEYMKWEVYMRVFTGLVLIFTAPYCAGLTDPQDVMAINNLYVSLGYPPLQGWLLVGGDPCVDLWQGVECVFSNITAIKLSNANLGGVLGDSLQFFGSVIEIDLSNNHIGGSIPSALPVTLRILSLSANNLTGSIPPSLSTLTQLLDLSLHNNNLSGGIPDAFRQLNVLTNLDLSTNNLSGQLPPSLGNLSSLTTLHLQDNKLSGFLDVLQALPLQDLDITNNVFSGPIPAKLLTIPTFRKDGNPFNTTPILPPQAAPPQSVAWAPSPGGRLWRHMNGPSSSRTATSEEARKFFTSKTITWISVAGVSVVIALLLCLLLSRCCRAKKKDENSKKHYIDAHEDSSVRPKYGESALQQTVPNEAIVKPLDRNGLNKRRMGTIPKLHDEHAIDMRRIDENSVYKRDHETDMTDMNEEILPPPPPPAPLPVHKAILNPVTTSRRPVNSINSSAAKAFTVAALQQHTNSFSQENFIGAGVLGSVYRAELPDGKVLAVKKLENTAFRQQSDEDFFELVSNISKLRHPNVVELVGYCSEHGQRLLVYEYCINGSLHDALHIDDEIHQKLSWNGRIRVALGAARALEYLHEVCQPPVVHRNFKSANLLLDEKLEIHVSDCGLAPVLSSASVSQMSGSLLNAYGYGAPEFDSGTYTYQSDVYSFGVVLLELLTGRKSYDRSQPRGEQYLVRWAVPKLHDIDSLSRMVDPSLHGAYPKKSLSRFADIISSCLQREPEFRPPISEIVQELLQMI
- the LOC107423465 gene encoding protein STRUBBELIG-RECEPTOR FAMILY 3 isoform X2, with the protein product MKGKKGLGFLESHFAEKKKEYMKWEVYMRVFTGLVLIFTAPYCAGLTDPQDVMAINNLYVSLGYPPLQGWLLVGGDPCVDLWQGVECVFSNITAIKLSNANLGGVLGDSLQFFGSVIEIDLSNNHIGGSIPSALPVTLRILSLSANNLTGSIPPSLSTLTQLLDLSLHNNNLSGGIPDAFRQLNVLTNLDLSTNNLSGQLPPSLGNLSSLTTLHLQDNKLSGFLDVLQALPLQDLDITNNVFSGPIPAKLLTIPTFRKDGNPFNTTPILPPQAAPPQSVAWAPSPGGRLWRHMNGPSSSRTATSEEARKFFTSKTITWISVAGVSVVIALLLCLLLSRCCRAKKKDENSKKHYIDAHEDSSVRPKYGESALQQSNQMETVPNEAIVKPLDRNGLNKRRMGTIPKLHDEHAIDMRRIDENSVYKRDHETDMTDMNEEILPPPPPPAPLPVHKAILNPVTTSRRPVNSINSSAAKAFTVAALQQHTNSFSQENFIGAGVLGSVYRAELPDGKVLAVKKLENTAFRQQSDEDFFELVSNISKLRHPNVVELVGYCSEHGQRLLVYEYCINGSLHDALHIDDEIHQKLSWNGRIRVALGAARALEYLHEVCQPPVVHRNFKSANLLLDEKLEIHVSDCGLAPVLSSASVSQMSGSLLNAYGYGAPEFDSGTYTYQSDVYSFGVVLLELLTGRKSYDRSQPRGEQYLVRWAVPKLHDIDSLSRMVDPSLHGAYPKKSLSRFADIISSCLQREPEFRPPISEIVQELLQMI